The region TTCTGTATCTGACGGACGTGCCCCaacacaaatacaaatacaaaaaaaaaacacaaaccaaACACATTTCAAACTTTTGACACTTCCTCGACGGCCTCGGAGTCGGAATCGGAGTCGGAGACGGAGACGAAGACACCGGTCTCTGTTTATTGAGTTGTTGCTGTCGCTCCATAGCTCCTCCGGTCTTGGGCTGTTTTTGTGCTGCTGCCACCAAATAAGTGTCTACAAATATTTAGaggaattcttttttttttctatttcttgtaTTCTCTTCGCTGAGTCCACTGGCAAGAGGCAAAGTCAAAGGCAAACAAAGTCAGAGCCCCAAACAAGATTTATGAGCATatgtaaatttttctaacGCGGCCAGAAAACCTGGCAAACATTCGTAGATAGGAAAATATCCATAAAACATACATCTACCATTTCGCTTTGGTCTCAGATAAAAAAATGCTTTATGAAAATTATGGGGGAGTATGCGGGGAAATTCtgaaaaagaaaatacaatttaaataaattattagaGGAACCAAATTAAAAGGAGAACCGAAGAAACATGGCCCTGGCGATTAGTAATTATCACAACAAGACACAAAGGAGTATCTCAAAGATTGCAGCTGGAAGATTGGAGGCCAAGATATGTATCTGGAGAATGGCGTGTCTGCAACATGACTGGCCACGCCCCTAGCGCCTTCGGATGCCActaaaacataaattaaaccCTATGCCAGGGCATGCAACACATTCTTCTCTTCTATTgcagtttttcctttttttgttgtgagTTCCATGCGCTTTTCTTTTCTGCCACAAACTCTATTTTCTCATGCAGCAATTGTTGGTGGCAAGTACCGTTCCATTCCGTTCCGTCTGGCCAGAAGAAAACATAAAGCCAGGCAGGAAAAGCGATGGAAAAGCATATGAGCATTTACATACGAGCTAGGGAAAACCATGGAGGGTATAGGAGGAGAGATAGGGTAAAGTAGGTGTCTCAGTGCCCCCTACCAGCCTCGCCACTCGCTCCCCTGACTGACAGTTCAATTTATGCTTCCTCTACACCTTAAATGGGCTGCCAGGCTTCGGCGATAAAGACAAAGATTGCGGCGTCGTGTTCTGCACAAAACTGAACGATAAAATGCACTTAATGCTCCGCAAAATACTTgcaaaaaccagaaaaaagcAAAGATATAAACAGAAAAACGGCAGAAAACCCCGGACCGAGGCGGAGCGAATTCGCGGGCTGCTAAGAAAACGCATTAAGGCTAAATGTATCTTCCGGATATATTATGCATATTTATGGAATGCCCGGCCTATTCGGTTTCACCGGGGCCTGATCGATAACTTCAAAGTGAGAGCTCCTTAATCTCTAGCCAGGCGCGACTCCCAATGACCGAACAACTATACCGTCCCTCGTTTATTTCCTCGCATTAATTCAATTAGTTTATGGCCTACACACTCACGGCTAAGATATGCATTTTTTATAGCTGCCTCTAgactttaaaactttaatttatttttctttcccTTCCAGACATCGACTCGGCCAGTGTCCAGCTCCTGGGCAGCAATAGGAATGAGCTCCTTCTCAAATGCCATGTGGAGGCAGTCTCCGGATCTGATGATCCCCTCCAGATCGAATGGTACAGGAACAGCGCCAAACTAGCCTCCTGGCAGAACGTCCAGTTGGACCAGCACCGCCTCATAATTCGCCAGCCAAGTGCCGCCGATGATGGACTCTATCGCTGCACTGCCTCCAATGCCGCTGGCCGGGTGATGAGTAAGCAGGGCTATGTCTACAGGTCTAGCCTGAAATGCCTTCCCCGGTTGCCCAGGAGAAAGAACCAGAAGCTACCAGAATCGTGGAGCAAGGAGGTCTTCCTGTGCCGCGGAAAACGAGGAGGATCTGGAGGCGTAGAGTCCCTGCCGGCTGCTCCCGAGGACCTAAGGATTGTCCAAGGACCTGCGGGTCAAGCGGTCATCAAGGAAGGTGACCCAGCGGCCTTGACCTGCCTCTATGAGCTCCCAGCCGAACTGCAGAACCAAAGGATCCAGCTTCGTTGGCGCAAGGACGGAAAACTTCTGAGGCATGTGGAGCTGGGTAACTCCCTGCCCCTGCCAGGCAGCTCTGCCGATTCTGGCAAAGATGCCCTACTCCGCGAGGATGCTCGCCTGGTGCTCCATAAACAGAATGGAACCCTGAGCTTCGGTAGCATCATAGCCAGCGATGCGGGCCAGTACCAATGTCAGCTGCAACTTGAGGGCTATTCTCCCATCAACTCATCCCCCGGCATCCTGGAGGTCATCGAACAGCTCAAGTTTGTTCCCCAACCCACGTCCAAGAACCTTGAACTCGATGCTGCCGTTGCCAAGGTGCATTGCAAGGCGCAGGGGACTCCCACTCCTCAAGTGCAATGGATGAGGGTGAGTACTTGAAGGGATTATGCGCTGACTTTTTGGGGTATACAGATTTGATTACGATTGTCATCAATATAGAGTTCTGGATTCTTTTGGTTATCGTTTTGACAGCTCTCTGATAGCCATTCGTGGCACTCCTTTTGGCCATGTTTGGTCGCCACATGTCACTGACAAATTGAAAAACGCGCAACGCGCCGCTGGGCAAACTTTTGCTTCCAAAAAGCAAAACCGTTTCATATGCAAAATTCTATTGAGTCTATCTGGCCTAAGCACCACCACACTCACCCACACCCACCCAACAACCTCATCCAATAGACCCATCCTCATTCATCCCACACCTCCGATATTCCTTCCCGTCACCATTGAGTGTTTTGTGACGCCAGCTGTTTGCCATGGCCGACCAATTTTGGCAACTGTTTGTCTATTTGGACTGGGAGAAAACAAAACGGCCAAAAAATTGGTAGCAAACCCTATCAAAAGAAGTTTTCATTTGGGCCAAAAAACAAACCTATGACTACTCAAAACCTGTTCAAAGTTTGTATTGCTTTTgggcctcttttttttttgggaatttttgaTGAAAACGCACGAGACACGTTGGCAAATTGGTTGGTAATGGTTGCCTGTCAGTCaggtcttttttttgtgtctatACACTGGGAGAATAGCTTCTCTCCTTAAACCCAGTTATATAACATTTCCTCCTTTTCTCTGAAGGATGATGTGAACACCTCACTGCCCGACCAAGTGGAGGTGGATGCCAATGGAACTCTCATCTTCAGAAACGTTAATGCCGATCATCGAGGAAACTACACCTGTCTGGCCACCAACACCCAGGGACAGATTAACGCCACAGTGGCCATAAATGTGGTGGTCACCCCAAAGTTCAGTGTTCCACCGGTGGGTCCCATTGAGACTGCGGAGCAGGGCAACGTGGTTATTCATTGCCAGGCCATCGGCGACCCCAAGCCCACCATACAGTGGGACAAGGATCTGACGTATCTGAGTGAAAATAACACTGATAGAGAGAGGTTCCGGTTCCTGGAGAATGGCACTCTGGAGATCCGAAACGTCCAGGCGGAGGACGAGGGCAGCTATGGATGCACGATTGGCAACAGCGCCGGACTCAAGCGAGAGGATGTCCAGTTGGTGGTGAAGACCGCCGGTGATGGTTTCCCGCCCGAGGAGTCCGGAGGCGATGGCTTCCTGGTGACACGTGCCGTTCTCATCACTATGACGGTGGCCTTGGCCTACATAGTCCTGGTGGTGGGTCTAATGCTGTGGTGTCGCTATCGTCGCCAGGCCAGAAAGGCCCGCCTGAACGAGCTGAGTACCAAGGAAGCTGGCGGAGATCAGCCCGATGGAGCTGCTAACGGCAAGGGATCCGAGCAAGAGCCATGCCTCTCCAAGCAACGCAATGGGCACGGCGGGCAGTCCCGGTCCAAGTCCAATGGAGATGCCCAGAAATCCGACGACACTGCCTGCAGTCAGCAGTCGAGGGCCTCCAAGAAATCCGCCCACATCTACGAGCAGCTGGCCTTGCCCAGGTCCGGGCTCACCGAACTTATTCAGATCGGACGCGGGGAGTTCGGTGATGTGTTCGTTGGCAAGCTGAAGGCCTCATTAGTGTCCAACGGTTCACCCAGCGACAAGGATACGGATACGGAGAAGGCGAACAGCAACAGCGAAAACGGTAGTGGTGGCAGTGGAAGTGGTAGCACCACCCTAAGCACTCTCAACGAGAAACGCCGCTCCAAAACCTCCATGGACGACATCGAGGAGatcaaggaggaggagcaggagcagcagcagcaatcgGATCTCGATCAACTGGTCCTGGTAAAGGCCCTCAACAAGGTCAAGGACGAGCAGGCCTGCCAGGAGTTCCGACGACAACTGGATCTGCTGCGTGGCATCTCCCACAAGGGAGTGGTGCGTCTCTTCGGACTCTGTCGCGAAAAGGATCCTCACTACATGGTGCTGGAGTACACGGACTGGGGAGATCTCAAGCAGTTCCTGCTGGCCACAGCCGGAAAAGTGAACACAGCCTCGGCTGCAGCCACATCCTCACCACCACCATTGACCACCAGCCAGGTCCTAGCCGTGGCCTATCAGATTGCCAGGGGAATGGATGCCATCTATCGTGCTCGCTTTACTCACAGGTAGGTTTGCTATAAAtccttttatataaatattatttactttaatattatctttatatattattttaaacatcATTTCAGGGATCTGGCCACTCGCAACTGTGTTATTTCGAGCGAGTTTATAGTCAAGGTCTCCTATCCAGCCCTTTGCAAGGACAAGTATAGCCGGGAATACCACAAACACCGCAACACTCTGCTCCCGATCCGGTGGTTGGCGCCCGAGTGCATCCAGGAGGACGAGTACACCACAAAGAGTGACATTTTTGCCTACGGAGTGGTGGTGTGGGAACTCTTCAATCAGGCCACGAAACTGCCGCACGAGGAGCTGACCAACGAGCAGGTGATCCAGAAGTCCCAGGCAGGAACCCTGGAGTGGACAGTGGCCGAAACGACGCCAGATAGTCTGAGAGAGATATTGGTAAGTTATCGAGATTGAATAGGATATTAAGATTCttttatattaataattataatatataattttaatctattttCAGTTGTCCTGCTGGGTGACCAATCCGAAGGAACGACCCTCGTTCAGCCAACTGGGTGCGGCCCTGAGCAAGGCCATGCAGAACCTGGAGAAGTGAGGAGCAGACTGATGGAGCAAATGCCAAAAAATAATTCGTAATATTGTCTTTAGTATCTGTCCGAGTATTTTCATTGCTACTCTAGTTCATAAGTCATAAGGATGGACGCCTGTTCAACATGCGTACTTAATGCAACACACAgatcgatatatatatatggctATATTTTAACAGTAACTGTACAAAAAatcatgaaaaaaaaatatatataaaaaattatatgtatTTGAAAGTAGATATCTTCGATAAAAGTATTTGCGTGGTGCTGCATATAAATATGcagcaaaaatgtaaataaaaactgccacaaatttgcatttaaaccAGTTGAAGCATTTCTAGGATTAGAGCATTTTAAACATTATCATCTGCATTTTACAATCCACTTTAAAGATAACTAAGTAAGTAAATCATCACAACGAGCGATTTCAAAGTGTTTTTTGAATAACTAAGCCAAATTTTAAGTTTAGCATACACACacccatatattttataatatatccctagttatatatttatgtatatctTTAAAAGTATTATGTGCATAAGAAAAAAGATGAACGACGAAAGAACGAAACAATTTATGACTAGCCATTTAAGCTTTGATGCATGTTtacaaaacatttaaataaacacgaataaataaatttaaccgaataaaactgaaaaaagcaaaaatccGCAGTCTCAGCTTCAATTCCAATCACCAATCGCCCTTACCCTCACTCTCGACCGCTTGGGTTACTATTTTTTATAGGCATTTTCATTTGGCATGGCAAATTTGTTGAGGGTCCTTTGGGGTCGGGCGCTAAGGAGCGGACTTGGCTCATTCACACTTCACTTGATTTGAAAAATGAGCGCCTATTGAATGTCGGATTGGGCCTGCCCGGGCCCTGGTTCCTTCGACTACGTCTCTCAAAACGATTGACAAACAAACATGGCAATAAACCGTAAAGTTGCCTTAGCTTATTGGGGCTTAAAGTTCTACTTGGGTACCCCGCCCTCCCGCCATGTCGACCGGAAGTTCCAGCGCCTACGTA is a window of Drosophila bipectinata strain 14024-0381.07 chromosome 2R, DbipHiC1v2, whole genome shotgun sequence DNA encoding:
- the otk gene encoding tyrosine-protein kinase-like otk isoform X3; the protein is MSIYIDSASVQLLGSNRNELLLKCHVEAVSGSDDPLQIEWYRNSAKLASWQNVQLDQHRLIIRQPSAADDGLYRCTASNAAGRVMSKQGYVYRSSLKCLPRLPRRKNQKLPESWSKEVFLCRGKRGGSGGVESLPAAPEDLRIVQGPAGQAVIKEGDPAALTCLYELPAELQNQRIQLRWRKDGKLLRHVELGNSLPLPGSSADSGKDALLREDARLVLHKQNGTLSFGSIIASDAGQYQCQLQLEGYSPINSSPGILEVIEQLKFVPQPTSKNLELDAAVAKVHCKAQGTPTPQVQWMRDDVNTSLPDQVEVDANGTLIFRNVNADHRGNYTCLATNTQGQINATVAINVVVTPKFSVPPVGPIETAEQGNVVIHCQAIGDPKPTIQWDKDLTYLSENNTDRERFRFLENGTLEIRNVQAEDEGSYGCTIGNSAGLKREDVQLVVKTAGDGFPPEESGGDGFLVTRAVLITMTVALAYIVLVVGLMLWCRYRRQARKARLNELSTKEAGGDQPDGAANGKGSEQEPCLSKQRNGHGGQSRSKSNGDAQKSDDTACSQQSRASKKSAHIYEQLALPRSGLTELIQIGRGEFGDVFVGKLKASLVSNGSPSDKDTDTEKANSNSENGSGGSGSGSTTLSTLNEKRRSKTSMDDIEEIKEEEQEQQQQSDLDQLVLVKALNKVKDEQACQEFRRQLDLLRGISHKGVVRLFGLCREKDPHYMVLEYTDWGDLKQFLLATAGKVNTASAAATSSPPPLTTSQVLAVAYQIARGMDAIYRARFTHRDLATRNCVISSEFIVKVSYPALCKDKYSREYHKHRNTLLPIRWLAPECIQEDEYTTKSDIFAYGVVVWELFNQATKLPHEELTNEQVIQKSQAGTLEWTVAETTPDSLREILLSCWVTNPKERPSFSQLGAALSKAMQNLEK
- the otk gene encoding tyrosine-protein kinase-like otk isoform X2, which encodes MALAINIDSASVQLLGSNRNELLLKCHVEAVSGSDDPLQIEWYRNSAKLASWQNVQLDQHRLIIRQPSAADDGLYRCTASNAAGRVMSKQGYVYRSSLKCLPRLPRRKNQKLPESWSKEVFLCRGKRGGSGGVESLPAAPEDLRIVQGPAGQAVIKEGDPAALTCLYELPAELQNQRIQLRWRKDGKLLRHVELGNSLPLPGSSADSGKDALLREDARLVLHKQNGTLSFGSIIASDAGQYQCQLQLEGYSPINSSPGILEVIEQLKFVPQPTSKNLELDAAVAKVHCKAQGTPTPQVQWMRDDVNTSLPDQVEVDANGTLIFRNVNADHRGNYTCLATNTQGQINATVAINVVVTPKFSVPPVGPIETAEQGNVVIHCQAIGDPKPTIQWDKDLTYLSENNTDRERFRFLENGTLEIRNVQAEDEGSYGCTIGNSAGLKREDVQLVVKTAGDGFPPEESGGDGFLVTRAVLITMTVALAYIVLVVGLMLWCRYRRQARKARLNELSTKEAGGDQPDGAANGKGSEQEPCLSKQRNGHGGQSRSKSNGDAQKSDDTACSQQSRASKKSAHIYEQLALPRSGLTELIQIGRGEFGDVFVGKLKASLVSNGSPSDKDTDTEKANSNSENGSGGSGSGSTTLSTLNEKRRSKTSMDDIEEIKEEEQEQQQQSDLDQLVLVKALNKVKDEQACQEFRRQLDLLRGISHKGVVRLFGLCREKDPHYMVLEYTDWGDLKQFLLATAGKVNTASAAATSSPPPLTTSQVLAVAYQIARGMDAIYRARFTHRDLATRNCVISSEFIVKVSYPALCKDKYSREYHKHRNTLLPIRWLAPECIQEDEYTTKSDIFAYGVVVWELFNQATKLPHEELTNEQVIQKSQAGTLEWTVAETTPDSLREILLSCWVTNPKERPSFSQLGAALSKAMQNLEK
- the otk gene encoding tyrosine-protein kinase-like otk isoform X1 — protein: MAAVRISVLVLFQALMMALVVANSSHFLQLPQSQSVVENESVDFECRATDPASELHYEWLHNGHRMAYDKRVYQIGSHLHIEAVQRAEDVGDYVCIATSLASGAREASPPAKLSVIYIDSASVQLLGSNRNELLLKCHVEAVSGSDDPLQIEWYRNSAKLASWQNVQLDQHRLIIRQPSAADDGLYRCTASNAAGRVMSKQGYVYRSSLKCLPRLPRRKNQKLPESWSKEVFLCRGKRGGSGGVESLPAAPEDLRIVQGPAGQAVIKEGDPAALTCLYELPAELQNQRIQLRWRKDGKLLRHVELGNSLPLPGSSADSGKDALLREDARLVLHKQNGTLSFGSIIASDAGQYQCQLQLEGYSPINSSPGILEVIEQLKFVPQPTSKNLELDAAVAKVHCKAQGTPTPQVQWMRDDVNTSLPDQVEVDANGTLIFRNVNADHRGNYTCLATNTQGQINATVAINVVVTPKFSVPPVGPIETAEQGNVVIHCQAIGDPKPTIQWDKDLTYLSENNTDRERFRFLENGTLEIRNVQAEDEGSYGCTIGNSAGLKREDVQLVVKTAGDGFPPEESGGDGFLVTRAVLITMTVALAYIVLVVGLMLWCRYRRQARKARLNELSTKEAGGDQPDGAANGKGSEQEPCLSKQRNGHGGQSRSKSNGDAQKSDDTACSQQSRASKKSAHIYEQLALPRSGLTELIQIGRGEFGDVFVGKLKASLVSNGSPSDKDTDTEKANSNSENGSGGSGSGSTTLSTLNEKRRSKTSMDDIEEIKEEEQEQQQQSDLDQLVLVKALNKVKDEQACQEFRRQLDLLRGISHKGVVRLFGLCREKDPHYMVLEYTDWGDLKQFLLATAGKVNTASAAATSSPPPLTTSQVLAVAYQIARGMDAIYRARFTHRDLATRNCVISSEFIVKVSYPALCKDKYSREYHKHRNTLLPIRWLAPECIQEDEYTTKSDIFAYGVVVWELFNQATKLPHEELTNEQVIQKSQAGTLEWTVAETTPDSLREILLSCWVTNPKERPSFSQLGAALSKAMQNLEK